The following are from one region of the Chanos chanos chromosome 10, fChaCha1.1, whole genome shotgun sequence genome:
- the LOC115823487 gene encoding N-myc-interactor-like, whose amino-acid sequence MMQTGTKIEGISVAKLHSSNDKLPEAMKELDKWKKLCELADLEKSTLLLQSMDSEAEKKQIQKEPADLIEAQEQLKEKFIEKMQGIQKENTDLEKTIQDLSRKLQKLQQELEAKQAETTSLQQRFKIRVVIPEKRVKFTEAVKDEEEYEEYQNIKGIFTITQRPSFVLRGGQALITFEEEKVADQILRLAKCSVACDTVKMDVKPRQIPLGPSVKFEVHLEVSKRTIKFSQAPLNQDEDRMRDRLEISFSKPSQGGGELDRVDYDKKTGTGIITFLKTGVAENLSLKRKHCVNAGREVMVDVAPSYDFQLKKFQTFSGVPKRTVLLDGIRDELDEEDLQDHLEIHFQKPSNYGGEVETIKYISKKELTAFFSEDLSEMEA is encoded by the exons CTTCACAGCAGCAATGATAAACTGCCCGAGGCTATGAAGGAACTGGACAAATGGAAG AAACTGTGTGAGCTCGCAGACCTAGAAAAATCCACGTTGTTACTGCAAAGCATGGACTCAgaggcagaaaagaaacaaatccaAAAGGAGCCAGCAGATTTAATTGAGgctcaa GAGCAACTTAAAGAAAAATTTATTGAAAAAATGCAGGGAATACAG AAGGAAAACACTGATCTTGAGAAGACCATTCAGGATTTGTCAAGGAAACTCCAGAAATTGCAGCAGGAGCTCGAAGCTAAACAGGCTGAGACCACTTCTCTACAGCAAAGATTTAAG ATCAGAGTTGTGATCCCTGAAAAAAGAGTGAAGTTCACTGAGGCGGTCAAGGATGAAGAAGAGTATGAAGAATATCAAAACATTAAAGGAATCTTCACCATCACTCAAAGACCCTCCTTCGTTCTGAGGGGTGGGCAAGCCCTCATCACCTTTGAAGAAGAGAAAG TGGCTGACCAAATCCTCAGATTGGCCAAGTGCTCTGTAGCCTGTGACACAGTCAAGATGGATGTGAAGCCAAGACAGATTCCCCTGGGCCCATCTGTGAAATTTGAG GTGCATCTTGAGGTTTCCAAGAGGACAATCAAGTTCTCTCAAGCTCCTCTGAATCAAGATGAGGATCGCATGAGGGACCGACTGGAGATCAGCTTCTCCAAGCCAAGTCAAGGTGGAGGAGAGTTGGACAGAGTGGACTATGATAAAAAGACAGGCACGGGCATTATCACCTTCCTCAAAACTGGAG TTGCTGAGAACTTGTCTCTCAAGCGGAAGCACTGTGTTAATGCTGGCCGTGAAGTGATGGTAGATGTTGCCCCAAGTTATGATTTCCAGCTAAAGAAGTTTCAG ACATTTTCTGGGGTGCCTAAACGGACAGTCCTACTGGATGGGATCAGAGACGAGTTGGATGAGGAGGATCTTCAGGACCACCTGGAGATCCACTTCCAGAAGCCTAGCAACTATGGTGGAGAGGTGGAGACCATCAAATACATCTCAAAGAAGGAGCTGACAGCCTTCTTCAGTGAAGACCTCTCTGAGATGGAGGCATAA